Proteins encoded by one window of Arachis ipaensis cultivar K30076 chromosome B04, Araip1.1, whole genome shotgun sequence:
- the LOC107639769 gene encoding uncharacterized protein LOC107639769 isoform X4: MLATVRCEEIAREKYKAAKEFLSNQELHQLEEDMKRSPTEYLNRLSSQIDTCLSESLFASKAIKAGDCILKVSYRVQITADNIPAKIKSLISEEVANVAKLAVLLLIEGKLGLSVESLYLPSTMARGAA, translated from the exons ATGCTTGCTACTGTCCGATGTGAAGAAATTGCCCGGGAGAAGTATAAAGCTGCAAAGGAG TTTCTTTCAAATCAGGAATTGCATCAACTGGAAGAGGATATGAAACGTAGCCCTACTGAATATTTGAATAGGCTCAGTTCACAAATTGATACTTGTTTGTCAGA GTCTCTGTTTGCTTCTAAGGCGATAAAAGCCGGAGATTGTATTTTGAAGGTTTCTTATAGAGTG CAAATAACAGCAGATAATATCCCTGCTAAGATCAAATCTCTGATCAGTGAGGAAGTTGCGAATGTTGCAAAACTTGCTGTTCTTCTTCTAATTGAGGGGAAATTGG GACTCTCAGTGGAATCCTTATATCTGCCGTCTACCATGGCAAGAGGAGCTGCATAA
- the LOC107639769 gene encoding uncharacterized protein LOC107639769 isoform X2, with the protein MLATVRCEEIAREKYKAAKEFLSNQELHQLEEDMKRSPTEYLNRLSSQIDTCLSESLFASKAIKAGDCILKVSYRVQITADNIPAKIKSLISEEVANVAKLAVLLLIEGKLGQDSQWNPYICRLPWQEELHNTADFLE; encoded by the exons ATGCTTGCTACTGTCCGATGTGAAGAAATTGCCCGGGAGAAGTATAAAGCTGCAAAGGAG TTTCTTTCAAATCAGGAATTGCATCAACTGGAAGAGGATATGAAACGTAGCCCTACTGAATATTTGAATAGGCTCAGTTCACAAATTGATACTTGTTTGTCAGA GTCTCTGTTTGCTTCTAAGGCGATAAAAGCCGGAGATTGTATTTTGAAGGTTTCTTATAGAGTG CAAATAACAGCAGATAATATCCCTGCTAAGATCAAATCTCTGATCAGTGAGGAAGTTGCGAATGTTGCAAAACTTGCTGTTCTTCTTCTAATTGAGGGGAAATTGGGTCAG GACTCTCAGTGGAATCCTTATATCTGCCGTCTACCATGGCAAGAGGAGCTGCATAACACGGCag ACTTTTTAGAATGA
- the LOC107639769 gene encoding uncharacterized protein LOC107639769 isoform X1, translated as MLATVRCEEIAREKYKAAKEFLSNQELHQLEEDMKRSPTEYLNRLSSQIDTCLSESLFASKAIKAGDCILKVSYRVQITADNIPAKIKSLISEEVANVAKLAVLLLIEGKLGQDSQWNPYICRLPWQEELHNTAGFLFILVFE; from the exons ATGCTTGCTACTGTCCGATGTGAAGAAATTGCCCGGGAGAAGTATAAAGCTGCAAAGGAG TTTCTTTCAAATCAGGAATTGCATCAACTGGAAGAGGATATGAAACGTAGCCCTACTGAATATTTGAATAGGCTCAGTTCACAAATTGATACTTGTTTGTCAGA GTCTCTGTTTGCTTCTAAGGCGATAAAAGCCGGAGATTGTATTTTGAAGGTTTCTTATAGAGTG CAAATAACAGCAGATAATATCCCTGCTAAGATCAAATCTCTGATCAGTGAGGAAGTTGCGAATGTTGCAAAACTTGCTGTTCTTCTTCTAATTGAGGGGAAATTGGGTCAG GACTCTCAGTGGAATCCTTATATCTGCCGTCTACCATGGCAAGAGGAGCTGCATAACACGGCaggttttcttttcattttagtTTTTGAGTAA
- the LOC107639769 gene encoding uncharacterized protein LOC107639769 isoform X3: protein MLATVRCEEIAREKYKAAKEFLSNQELHQLEEDMKRSPTEYLNRLSSQIDTCLSESLFASKAIKAGDCILKVSYRVQITADNIPAKIKSLISEEVANVAKLAVLLLIEGKLGQDSQWNPYICRLPWQEELHNTTF, encoded by the exons ATGCTTGCTACTGTCCGATGTGAAGAAATTGCCCGGGAGAAGTATAAAGCTGCAAAGGAG TTTCTTTCAAATCAGGAATTGCATCAACTGGAAGAGGATATGAAACGTAGCCCTACTGAATATTTGAATAGGCTCAGTTCACAAATTGATACTTGTTTGTCAGA GTCTCTGTTTGCTTCTAAGGCGATAAAAGCCGGAGATTGTATTTTGAAGGTTTCTTATAGAGTG CAAATAACAGCAGATAATATCCCTGCTAAGATCAAATCTCTGATCAGTGAGGAAGTTGCGAATGTTGCAAAACTTGCTGTTCTTCTTCTAATTGAGGGGAAATTGGGTCAG GACTCTCAGTGGAATCCTTATATCTGCCGTCTACCATGGCAAGAGGAGCTGCATAACACG ACTTTTTAG